The following proteins are co-located in the Penaeus vannamei isolate JL-2024 chromosome 34, ASM4276789v1, whole genome shotgun sequence genome:
- the LOC138859275 gene encoding uncharacterized protein: MPPERSRRKRVLRPASPLPKVEKQSPGQPEDPLLPFVTIYTDPEQEPEEGPARRAPRVVTSFTEEEKELIIEFLQQHPVLYSKRLSGFKDTAAKENLWSEQARRMGYTTNELKTWYESMRTKLGKLKKVVTKSGQGVEFFTVTEKWIWERFHFLSEHITQMPRRRVASFSDRIQPSAAAGLPPAAPAHEVPEDAPPLTQSPSEAAEGAPPATPASAHSFTAGANPDLLFGLLETFLAKRQSQVHPATAFGSYVDGSLQRLPPAIRRTAEARIMEVLHECQSEADSISDR; the protein is encoded by the exons ATGCCACCGGAAAGGTCAAGACGCAAGAGGGTCCTCCGGCCTGCGTCACCACTACCTAAAGTAGAAAAACAGAGCCCGGGGCAGCCTGAAGATCCACTGCTGCCTTTTGTAACTATTTACACCGACCCGGAGCAGGAACCCGAGGAAGGACCTGCTAGAAGGGCTCCCCGGGTCGTCACCAGCTtcacggaggaggagaaggaactcATCATTGAATTTCTTCAGCAACACCCAGTGCTGTATTCCAAGAGGCTGTCCGGCTTTAAGGATACGGCGGCGAAAGAAAACTTGTGGAGTGAGCAGGCTAGGCGGATGGGGTACACAACTAACGAGTTAAAGACTTGGTACGAGAGTATGAGAACGAAACTTGGAAAGCTAAAGAAGGTCGTGACCAAGTCGGGCCAGGGTGTTGAATTCTTCACCGTAACTGAAAA GTGGATTTGGGAGCGCTTCCATTTTCTGTCAGAGCACATCACACAGATGCCGAGAAGGAGAGTTGCGAGCTTCTCTGATCGCATCCAAccttctgctgctgctggccTTCCCCCTGCTGCACCTGCTCATGAGGTTCCAGAAGACGCTCCTCCCCTTACTCAGTCTCCTTCTGAGGCTGCAGAAGGCGCTCCACCCGCGACTCCAGCTTCTGCACACTCGTTTACAGCCGGCGCTAACCCAGATCTCCTGTTTGGTCTCTTGGAGACCTTCCTGGCCAAGCGGCAGAGTCAGGTGCACCCAGCCACCGCCTTTGGTTCATACGTCGACGGAAGTCTGCAGAGACTCCCGCCAGCTATCCGACGTACAGCAGAGGCCAGAATAATGGAGGTACTACACGAGTGTCAGAGCGAAGCAGACAGCATTTCCGACCGGTAG